tgaataaaaatattctgtCTCTGAAACTTGACATGTTGGTCTCATGTCTGGATCACAATCGATACCAGTAGGAATTATGTCAACTCATACTAATGATTCTCgaataattcattaaaaacatTCTTTTCATTCtggaattaatttatcaaactcCCACAaaggatttttttattggatggggatgaaaggaaaaatgctAAATCATCCCATACTGAATTTGGAACTACGATTCTTTCTGGAAATTTTGTTACTTCATAATGCATGTAAAACGGACATtagtttatacaaaaaattacttggtttttccaaataaaaccTGCAGATACATTATCCCGAGGGATATATTAGCGATTCATGcacaatttttctttccttgaTCAACAGTTCTACCAATTGATAATTTTCCTCAAgtaatgaaatttttcatgatCTGTGTCTTTTAACTTTATGGAAACTTGTAAAGTTCAACTCCTGATCAATGAATTGGCACATTACTTCATcaatactaataattaaaaggcAGTGGTGTGACCAATTTAATTTCCCTAATGTGAAATTCTGCATGTCACTCAGGAGCTAACAAGTACCGCTGGCGAGGATGTTGTGCTGGCAATGAATACATTCATAAAACGCCTATTGGCTGTCTCCGATCCTAGCCAAATGAAGGTAAACACTGGCAAGTGCTATCAACTCCATCTTCTTTGTATCTGCAGTTTGTAGTTTGAAGAATTTGGAACCTTTTAACCCTAATGATACCTATTGTTTTGATGTATTCAggttttgttatttgtttaatCCTTTTATTGGTAAATACTTCCACAATCTTTAgtcatataatattaatcttGCAATGTTTATGTGTAGAGTTACATTACAGGCTAACAAAAGCTCAATGAAGCTTTTGATTGTGGTAGTTAAATTAGAATAAGATTACAAAATGATTCCTGTCTGTAGAAGAGGAACTCtgtataaattttaaccaTTGTTCTAAACTCCATATCGAGGCATTTGCTGATTGACCAAGTTTGGCTTGTATTTCTCTTTAAACAAAGCATTTGCATATGCGATAATGTTAGTATTGTCTTTTACAGACTAGTGTAACAGAGACAAGTGCTCCAGAACTCGCCAAGCTACTTTATTGGCTTATGGTGGTTGGATATAGTATCCGGAATATTGAAGTTCGTTTCGACATGGAACGTGTACTTGGTGCTCCACCAAAACCTGCAGAGCTTCCCCCTGGTGAAAACATATAGCCCAGTTGGAGCTTCCTGCCATCTAGGATAAAAGAACTGGGGTAACACTATATCCATCTTTGCACTGGGCTAGCAATTAAAACTGTCATTTTGTCATTGAAGTAGGGCTATGTGATGGAAGATTAACTGCTAAAGCTGCAGGAGGCCATATTATTATACACAATATTATGTTTGACTCAAAGCCACAGAAATGACATGGCAAGTTTAAGGTCTCCTTGCCAAATAGCATCAGAAATTGAACTCGGgctcattaatttatttaattagattcaACTGACAAAGACATTCATCTTTCTGAAAGTACTTTTGGCTTTCTATTCAGATTACTAGTTTCTGGAAATGCTTTACGTCTCAAACTCCATCTATGAGTGTAGCTAAAGTTCATGGAATATCTAATATCTACTCTTCTGActttttatttgcatttataCCATAATAACTGGTCCTTGAAAGTATTGTTCAAGGTAAGATCCCGTTGTATGCAAGTGTCTGAAGGATGGCTTCCTGCTTTTAACTGTATGATATCATAGCACGCGAGGCTTTGAGAACAGACAGCATTTAGATCTTTGGCGTAGCATGGTAATGAGAATAACCAGGtgaaacaaaaggaaaaaaaaaaaaaaaaaaaaaaaaaaagagagagagaaataaacAGAAGGTACAGGTCAGGAAATCTTCAATAATGGCCATTGGATGCCGTAAACTATGCCAGGATCCGAAGGGCATGCAACTGAACAGAAGACATTGACCTGTGTCTTCTATTTTCTGATCCGATGGGTTCGTCAGAGTCATCACAGAGTTGTTTTTATAACAGCTGAAATTNNNNNNNNNNccccccccccccccccccccccaaaaaaaaaaaaaggaaaataattcgaTTTGTTATTCTTTCCAATTAACGTTGGGTAAAAAGTTCCTGTCAGGCTCCAACTTGACTTGGAAAATTCACTCATTTCCGAATCAATCCAAAAATGTTTCTGAGTGGAAGtgtttgtcaaattatataactaaaagaataaaataagaaagtaCTGCTCGATATATCATGATCAACTTGACTGTAGACGCATAAAATCTTCCCGGGACAATGACTATAAAAGAATCTGTTTTTCTACCTCGTTTCCCATTTGTTATCTTCTTCATCGGATCCAAGAGAACAGTTATGGTtttgaacaaatttaaattatttacacaataaatatgaTACACCTATCTCATGTACAATACAGGAAGaattactaattatatgataaaattatatatgtcgGGTtggatgaaatttaatttgagtaaaaaattttctaaataaactTTCCACCACTCAAATTTCCTCAACTGTTTGAAACGACTTTAATTAACTTGGAAAAGGGATGGAAGTCTTCTTTAATCATTATGGGTAGGCAAGTAAGCACTAATAAAAGTGCTTACAAAGAACATATCAACTAAAACCCTTTTTTTCAATGGGCAACCTTTTTAATCATTCTCGTGCGCTCCTGTTTAAGCAATTACAGGATGACAATCACTGTTTTAGTACTCTTTAATGAAGATAATTAGCTATGGACCTATGCTACCTACCccatgtattaattaaattgctatagATATGATAGGTAGGAAAACAAAGCACCGTACCATTATTCATccccaatttattttatatatatgtctgtAATGGGGTAGTTTAGCAACTTCTGATCCCAGTAAAATGTCAAGcttcttgaaaattgataatggAAAAGTGAAATCCTGGCAAGTAGAGAAGTAAGCTTCACCTAACCTTATTAACTGTACATTGCAACTACTGATGAAAGGTTCTTTTTGTACTTAAAAAACAAGTAGTGAAGTTGAAGTGACTCTTTCATTTCAAGTTATTGCATGCTTTCCACTTTCCAGCCAGGGGCCATCAGCTACCCactattgttttctttttaagttaGCTTTTCTTATGATCTTGATCACATTATTTTCTAACTCAGCATATTATATCTCATAAAtcggaaaattttgaaatttgagtcGCAAAcattaattatgctaaatatGTGACGAATACGTTCATGGCACGAGCTCTGTTAAATTTTAGGGAGAATTAAGGTTGTTCCTATAAGAAATTTAATGGAATTAAATTGTGGAactaaagttttaattttttttagttatggGATATGACGAGTTCAAAAGTAATATGATCAATATCACAAATATACAAACTTATGGGatgtaaaatacaatttttcttctttttaccttgtgaaaaatgataataataccTCAATCAAGGTTGGTTGCCATTGGTAGTTCATGAGTTGCTCAGCCATTGTCATTAGATTGAAGAATGTGACGTGGTTTGACTATGTGCGACTTGGGTAAGAAAGAGgatcatttaatattcatgTCTAATCTTTCAATCACTAATCCTGCGGAAATTTAGTGGAAAGGCATTTATATAGATATGTTACTCTGGGAAGCACTTGAGATCCCAAGAGAGACCACCTGCGGCTTTCCTTGATTTCGTTGAGTccagtttgtttcccttctgAATACCttgcaagaaaatgaagacGGAGGGGGAGATTATTTCACGAGAACACATCAAGCCCTCTTCACCAACACCTCTTGAACAAAGAACCTACAAGCTATCTTTACTTGATCAGATCGTTCCACCCATCTATGTTCCTCTTGTGTTATACTATCCTAATCTGGAAAACACACCGAAGGACCCTGATTTCATTTCTCAAACGACACAAATCCTCAGACAGTCCCTTTCGGCAACTCTAACCCGATTTTATCCCTTGGCCGGGAGAATCAAAGATAAGTTGTCCATCGACTGCAATGACGAAGGGGTCCCTTTTGTCGTCACCAAATTCAACACTCGTCTGTCGGATTTCCTGAAAAACCCCGACTCTCAGGTCTGTCGGGGTCACATTCCGAGCCCGCTCACTTGGGCGGAACCAGGGCCTGGATCCAACGTCGCCCTCATCCAGGTTAACTTCTTCGATTGTGGCGGCATAGCTGTTGGTTCACTGTTCTTGCATAAAGTAGCAGATGGAGTAACAATCGGCACGTTCATGAAAGCATGGGCCGCCGCTGCCCGGGGTTCTGTCGAAACAGTGTCGCCTGATTACGCGGCTCAATCTTTCTTCCCGCAGAACGAAACTATGAAAAGGGAATCTCATTTGTTCTCTGCTATGAGACAGTATTTCAAGTTCGGGAAGACTGTCATGAGACGCTATGTTTTCGATGCATTGGCAATATCAGCACTCAGAGCGAAACTGTCGTCAACAGAAGGCCTGAAACAGCGTCCCTCGAAAGTCGAAGTAGTATCGGCACTGCTCTGGAAATGCTTCATCATTGCATCAAACAAATCCAGTAACAATCACCCGACAACATCTTTGGTGACTCACGGAGTGAACATGAGAAGAAAAGCTGAACCCCCTTTCCCCGAACACAGCTTCGGCAACTTCGTCTGGCTCGTGCCCGCATCAAGCACGAACGATCATACAGATGCCGACCTGGAAAACTTGTTCAGCAAAGTGAGAAACACGATAAGCACAGTCGACGTCGAATTTGTAAAAAGAATGCAGGGAGAATCAGGGTTTCTGGGTTACTGCAAGAATCTTGAGGAGTCCTGGAAAGGATTCCCTGAGAACGCTGATTACCTGGCAATCTCGAGCTGGTGCAATTTCGGTCTTTACAGCATTGATTTCGGGTTGGGGAGGCCGATTTGGATAAGTAAATGCGATGCGGGGAGTGAAGTAGATTGGCCATTCATCAATGTGCTTTGGTTGATGGACACGAGACAGGGCGGCGGAATTGAAGCATGGCTCACCCTGGATGAACATTACATCGAGGCGTTCGACAAAATTCAGGAGCTTCGCGATCTTGCTTCCGTTGATCCTAGTCCATTGGACACATATTCCGCAGCACCAGTTGTTCCGAAGTGATCAACAGAGTTGGTTTCTTGATGAATTAACgttgttaaaatattgaaatagtCTTGGAATaatactactactactattacCTCCATGTCCGATTAGAGCAGGCTTGTTTCCATTTCAGACATCAATCGTTCTACTTTGTGTTaatcaagtttatataattttaccagTCATTACTTTCACTTGGATTAATCATAGCACTAAAGAGCAAGACTGAGGATCTAATTCCCTGTTAATTCCAGGGAAATTATAGAGCCACTgataaacaataaaatgagccaacattctttaatttgtttttcccCAATTGTGCCAAAAAGTTTTACTCAAACCAATCGAATAGTCaatgtaatatacttattatgtgattaattaatttttttaaattatatatcattacaaaaataaatgtattgtaCTTAGATTCACGACCTGTTGCTATATGTATGCCGGGTGGATGCGACTTCTTTTGTggatctataaaatataaacaaaaaaaatatttttttatgatcttGATAAGGAATGAAGTCGTTTTCCTACATTGGGTAGGTGAACACGACTTACGACTGAATAAAGAGTCTAGATTTGCATGACTAATTTTCCACTAATAAAACACGTTTTCATGCCATGATGAATTGCTGGTACAActtaggtaaattacatccatatctcctaaaattatatttaattacataaatgctttatgtttttcaaaaattataggTACACTTTTTGGATAATGTCTGTACAATATATATCCACAGggtttttgtataaaatttcGCTATTAAATAGacattgtatttataattacaattataattttaaaaaatatatttataatttgcaaaaaaaacctgaaatatttatgtaattagatTTAACATGAAGgtgtcattgtaatttatactGCAATTTATATAGGTTTGTAAACAAGGATTGGAGGATTGACTTTAAGTCAGTACTGAATACTGATTTTTCAACATCACCAAACTGCCCTCTACATAGATTTCTGCTAagattaattttcttgaaaggCCCGTATTTTCTACAGTATACTTAGTTCTATTTTCTACAGTATATTTTGAGTTCCAATAAGGTGAGAACATATTTGCTTTATGTAATACGTAACAATTTAtactgataaaaaaaaattaataataatttatgacgtgttcaattatatattttattattatgataatatattttgaatataaaaaattatttattataaaaagaaagacatgcttaaattaattattattatccttTTGTTGGTGGGAGAAGTGTGGGTGGAGGAAGTTGGTGAACTGACTCTTGCTTGCTTGCTTGCTTATTCAGGAGTAAGTGGGCATGATGTTGTGAGTGCTTCTCAAAGTTTTATcaccttttctctctctaaattcAGATTCTATCAAGTTTGGTAGAAAATTTGATTCTCATATTCCCACTcacaaatttcataattgattatatatgacGAAATTCTAAAATACCTCATCTTTACtattaaagaaagaattaaataattatttaatattatatgaaaaataattatggaggaattattgaaaattgagtGAATGTCGTGTGTTTCACTCCTCAAAGTGCAAAATATAGATACATGTACAATGAACATAATTATGGCGATCATACCCCATGATTCTAgcatagaaatatatatgtttttcttcCTAAAAGAGATGTATTAATAAGTATagatacaatatatattcctAATATACAATATGTCTTGCTAATACTCCCTCTCAAGTTGGTGCATGTAGATAACGAATGCTTAACTTgtgaagaaaataatcaaactGTTGTTTACCAAGATTCTTGGTCAGAATGTCGGCAAGCTGTTCAGCAGTACAAATATATGAGATTGCAAGATTCCCACATATATCTCGTTCCTGATGAAGTGACAATCCACTTCAATGTGTTTAGTCCTCTCGTTGAGAATACAAAATTGGCGTTATATGCATGGCAGCTTGACTATCGAAATTCAAACGTATAGGTTCATCATGTGCAACCCAACTAGAATAGTAGTTCCTTTAACTATTTCAATTCACAAGCAGAAGTAGCCATGGAACGATACTCTGCCTCAGTCGATGAGCGAGATACAGTGTATTGTTTCTTTGTCTTTCATGATTGGGTGAGCGACCCAATAGGATAAAATAACCCGTTAAGGATCATCGTGCCAAAAGACAACTAGTCCAATTCGAATCACAATAGGTAAAAAGGCGTAGATCGCTATCAGAACGAAGAATAATACCTTGCTCTGGATTCCCTTTCATATACCGCACCACTCCAAGTGTTGCATCCTAGTGAGCCCGTCGTAGATTTTGCATAAATTGAGCCAAAGTATGAACTGAATAGCTTAGCTCGGGTCATGTGATAGTGAGATAAACCAATCTGCCAATCAAACGTCTATATCACTTGGCAGCATCGAGTAACGACCCATCAACTAAGGCTAGGCGATGGTTTTGTTCTATCGAAAATGACGTAGGCTTTGAACCCAATAAATCTGTCTCAAAAATTATGTCCAACGCATACTTTTCTTGACTTAAAAGTATCCCTTTAGCTATGTCCTTCAATTTCcgataaaacaaacaaaaacataaaaaaatcagtaaaCTAAATAATGGTAAaacgaaaaaaagaagaaatttttattagaatacTTATAAATCACATCGCTACAAAAATCAGTCGTTTTAACCTTTTTCAATGGTGGATCATATATAAAGAGgggtatttttatctttccCCCTTCATACTAACGTTTAGTTTGTATAGGGAGGCAATGtgctatattatttaaattacagggggataatttatttttttatttatcacagggggtaatttgttttttatcactaatataGGAGATATTTTGCTTTTTAACCCTATATTCCTAATGCACAATACATCTTgcctaataattataaaattaaaaattataatttttatcaaaacacaattttgatgaaattatctCTAAACAATatgattattgaaataaagGGCCTAACgacataaaaattacatttgcaGGCCAGACGGATGCATTTATGCTTAtgtttgtacaatttctagTCCAATTTTTCCTCTATTTGGGcctacaattaatttaattaatggacAGCCTAGTATGACAACGGGCTTAAACATGAAGACCTTCTAGGTGGTCCAGCTTCATTGGATCATGGTTTGCaaacatttattttagatGTTTATCAGCTTATtacgaaaaataaattgaaaataatatgtttattttataatttttactaacgaattattttaattatattaatttaagtcaaatatataaacaactctttaatattaaatattaaattatttttttaaataccccaacttcaacttttttttttcattttcgaattttgttttcttttctgagAGTGACTTGTTTTCAAGTACTCccgatttttattaattaatttatattatttttattatttatttctgccATAAAAGTAGAACTTATTACAAACAACTCTTAAGTCCGTCGGATTTTAGTTATTAATTGCTCGAGAGCAGCATAGCGATCTCGAccttaaattgattttacGTGTATGGTAATAATTTCACCCCAAGATTGATCAGCCGTTCGTCGGACTGCACTAAAATTACGAGAATGTTCTCCACACTCCTTGTTTTTGTAAGTTCATGAAACGtatccaagaaaaagaatagagCATCTCTGGCCGTCCTCATCAATCAAGCGTATGAGGTTAAAATTCTGTGTCATCTTACTGTGGTTAAGGCCAATTAGAGGATTAAAAATGCGGAGTGGAAAACGAGGTTCTTGAACATCAACATCCTTATGACAAATTCTACCACAAATTGAGTTCACTCAAgcttgaataaaaaatatgataaatacaaTACATTTCGTGATGTATAGTTCAAAAAAAGTGACTAATCACgttctgtaattatttttgttcgaTCAAACTTAATTTCGGTAAGAATTTTCCCAACACATATGATTTCTTGTCAACGGATACTGTCATTCCCAGTAAACACCAACtagtataaaattgatgttcAGACCCCAAATCTTTGTTCACAATTAGTACAAGCTGAAACAAGAATTCAAGGGCCGGCGatggagatggagatggagaTGATCTCAAGGGAGAACATCAAGCCCTCTACACCAACACCTGATCATCTGAGAGTCTACAAGATTTCACTTCTTGACCAAATCATCCCTCCTGCTTTTGCTCCGGCAGTCCTATACTTTGCTCCCGACTCGACATCCGTTTCTCAAAGAATCCAGCTTCTGAAGGATTCACTTGCTTTAACTCTCACTCACTTTTACCCTCTTGCCGGGGTCGTTAGAGATGCTTTCTCTATAGACTGCAACGACGAAGGCCTTCCCTTTTTTGTGGCTAACGTTAAAGGCCTACTGAGAGATTTTCTTGATCGCCCTGATGTTCTATTCATCAGCAGATTGATTCCTAGTGAGTTCAGTTGGGACGAGGGTGCCGGTCCAGGCGCAAATGTGGGAACAGTACAACTGAACTATTTTGATTGTGGTGGAATGGCAATCTGCCTGATGTTATCACACCATATAGCAGATGCGACCACAGCCTGCACATTTTTCAAATCTTGGGCCGCCGCTGCTAATGATTCTGCCCAAAACTTGAGTCCGGATTACATCGCTCAATCGGCTTTCCCACAACAGCCTTCCATGCCAAAAGAATCATATTTGTTCTATCCTCTACagaaattcatgaaaattGGAAAGTTTGTCACGACGAGATATGTGTTTGATGCCTCAGCTATATCCACTCTCAAGGCCAAATCAACCAGCTCAAACGATAACCATTCGACCCGTGTTGAAGTCGTGTCGGCCTTCATCTGGAAATGCTTCATGGCAGCTGTTGAGGAAGAATCCAGCAACGATCACAAGCCCTTTCTGCTCACTCACCCTCTGAACCTGAGACGACGAGCCGAACCGCAGTTTCCGGAGAACAGTTTTGGCAACTTCTTGTGGATGGCAGCAGCACAGTGCGGTAACCCGACGGACAAAGACTTGAAGGAATTGGTGAAAGAAGTGAAAAGGGCAATGGGAAGAGTAGACAAGCAGTTCATGAAACGTATGCAGAGTGAAGATGGGTACTATGAGAATGTTGAGGAGCTGAGACAGGGAATTCCTGAGGAAGCTAACTGGTTGGCTTTCAGCAGTTGGTGCAAGATTGGTTTCTACGAGGTTGATTTTGGTTGGGGAAGGCCTGTTTGGCTGTCGGGATTTGTCTCTGGGGATTCAGACACGGTGTTGCCTAATAGTGCTACGTTGGTGGAGACGAGATCAGGGGATGGGATAGAAGCGTGGGTGATTCTTGATGAACGATATGCTGCAGCCTTTCAGAAGAATGAGGAGCTTCTTCTTTGTGCTTGCTTTAATCCCACTGTGTTGTAACTttcttttttgcctttttttttttccttcataagATAATTTGTTctgatttgttttttgatcAATACGAGGAATGAAATTCATTGTCAACATATCTTTGGTGCTTTTCTTAACTCATGCAATATAGCGTATAGTTAAAGGTTTAATGatgtattgatatatatttttacaaatatatatatattaaagaaaataagaaatagtaaattttggtaggaaataattaatagctTCATTTTCCGGGGGTCTCATAAAGCTGGATTAAAGAGAAAGACCTTGTATTAATGAGCTACCTTCTTTTCTTGCCTAGCCAATGACTTATGAGTCTTGTTGCTATAACCAGTAGGGGTGTCCAGGCCGAGCGCAGCGGACCATGGTAGCTAGGAGTATAACTGAGCTAAATGGAGTGAGGCATCCGAACGGCTTTAATGGGGTAACGGACAAAGAGTGATTTCCTAGTGGGGAGTAAGAAAGTGTATGTACTACGGGCAAGTTCAATTACATCGAGCCTCAGCCTCCTGGGGCAAGTGGGAGCGACACACTGAATGAACCAACTCTAAAATTTGATCTTAAAACTTtcttatgataaatatttaaataaccAGAAATTTGGCATCAAATGGAATTTCAACTTTCGTCCAacacttatataattttatttaatgttaagatatttataaatttttaattaaaataatattcgtaattatgttaaattttataatatttttcatatactttaaatatattaagtatGATGACTTCAAATTGtggaaaaattgatatttttcccaaaaatatCTGTTTCGctgcaaataaataaaaataaaaataaataaataaatgggaAAATGGATGGAGCGATACTCTTTAACCGATAAACTGTATTTTGGTCACTCGTCAGCCAGTAGCAGTACAATAATGAACACGCTGCTACTCCCTCCGCCACACCTCCACCTCCGCCTCCGCCTCTCTCCTCTCCACTTCTCCTCTCCGCCGCCGCCCTTCCTCCGCCACCGCCACCATATCCTTTCGTCAGGCTCCTCCCAACACCTCAATCTCACCACCATCAACGGAGACGAACAAGACCCCTACGACGTCGCTTGCCTCCCCAACCCCCATTACGACTTCTCTCCACTCCTCAACTTCCTCTCCACTAACTACAGCCCGTCTCACCTATCCCAACCCGACCCGCCGACCCGGCTCGAGCCTGCTGAGCTCCGTCTCGCCGAGTCATACCGCGCGGTCCCAGCCCCCCTCTGGCACTCCCTCATCAAGAATCTGTCTTCCTCgccttcttctttttctactGCTTATTCTTTAGTCACTTGGCTTCAGCGCCACAATCTTTGTTTCTCTTATGAGCTTCTTTACTCGATTTTGATTCACGCTTTGGGGAGGAACGAAAAGTTGTATGAAGCTTTTCTTTTGTCTCAGCGTCAGAGTTTGACCCCCTTGACTTATAATGCTCTGATTGGGGCCTGTGCCAGGAATGATGATCTTGAAAAGGCCTTGAATTTGATGGAAAGAATGCGGAGAGATGGATATCAATctgattttgttaattatagcTTGATTATTCAGTCTTTGATGAGGAATAATAGTGTGGATGTTGCTATATTGGAGAAGTTGTATGGTGAAATGGAGGCTGATAATATTGAGTTAGATGGGCAGTTGTTGAATGATATAATTGCGGGGTTTGCAAAAGCTGGGGATATAGATAGAGCAATGTACTTTTTAGGCGTGATGCAGGGAAATGGGTTGAGTCCGAAGACGAGCACAGTTGTTGCTGTGGTGAATGAGTTGGGGAATTTGGGGAGGGTTGAGGAGGCAGAGGCAGTTTTCGAGGAGTTGAAGGAGGGTGGATTGAGGCCAAGGACAAGGGCCTATAATGCTCTTTTGAAAGGGTATGTAAAGGTGGGAGCTTTGAAGGATGCAGAATATGTTGTGTCGGAGATGGAGAGGAGTGGGGTTTTACCGGATGAGCACACGTATAGTTTGCTTATTGATGCTTATGGGAATGCTGGGAGGTGGGAAAGTGCTAGGATAGTGTTGAAAGAGATGGAAGCCAATGATGTGAAGCCTAATTCNNNNNNNNNNNNNNNNNNNNNNNNNNNNNNNNNNNNNNNNNNNNNNNNNNNNNNNNNNNNNNNNNNNNNNNNNNNNNNNNNNNNNNNNNNNNNNNNNNNNNNNNNNNNNNNNNNNNNNNNNNNNNNNNNNNNNNNNNNNNNNNNNNNNNNNNNNNNNNNNNNNNNNNNNNNNNNNNNNNNNNNNNNNNNNNNNNNNNNNNNNNNNNNNNNNNNNNNNNNNNNNNNNNNNNNNNTGGCTAGTTATAGGGATAGGGGAGAATGGCAGAGATCATTTCAGGTGCTCAAGGAGATGAAGAATTGTGGGGTCAATCCTGATCGACAGTTTTATAATGTAATGATTGATACCTTCGGGAAATATAATTGTCTTGAGCATATGATGGCGGCATTCGAGAGGATGAAGGTGGAGGGGATTGAGCCAGATACAGTGACATGGAATACCCTTATAGATTGTCACTGCAAGCAAGGGCATCATAATGAAGCAGAGGAACTATTTAAGGAGATGCAAGAAAGTGGCTGTTTGCCTTGCACAACAACGTATAACATAATGATAAATTCTTTGGGAGGGCAAGAGAGGTGGGATGATGTGAAGGAATTGTTGGGGAAGATGCAGAGCCAGGGATTATTGCCTAATGTTGTCACCTATACCACACTTGTTGACATTTATGGACAATCAGGAAGATTTAATGATGCAATTGATTGCTTGGAGGTAATGAAGTCAGCTGGACT
The window above is part of the Sesamum indicum cultivar Zhongzhi No. 13 linkage group LG2, S_indicum_v1.0, whole genome shotgun sequence genome. Proteins encoded here:
- the LOC105179198 gene encoding vinorine synthase, with the protein product MKTEGEIISREHIKPSSPTPLEQRTYKLSLLDQIVPPIYVPLVLYYPNLENTPKDPDFISQTTQILRQSLSATLTRFYPLAGRIKDKLSIDCNDEGVPFVVTKFNTRLSDFLKNPDSQVCRGHIPSPLTWAEPGPGSNVALIQVNFFDCGGIAVGSLFLHKVADGVTIGTFMKAWAAAARGSVETVSPDYAAQSFFPQNETMKRESHLFSAMRQYFKFGKTVMRRYVFDALAISALRAKLSSTEGLKQRPSKVEVVSALLWKCFIIASNKSSNNHPTTSLVTHGVNMRRKAEPPFPEHSFGNFVWLVPASSTNDHTDADLENLFSKVRNTISTVDVEFVKRMQGESGFLGYCKNLEESWKGFPENADYLAISSWCNFGLYSIDFGLGRPIWISKCDAGSEVDWPFINVLWLMDTRQGGGIEAWLTLDEHYIEAFDKIQELRDLASVDPSPLDTYSAAPVVPK
- the LOC105179209 gene encoding pentatricopeptide repeat-containing protein At5g42310, mitochondrial; translated protein: MNTLLLPPPHLHLRLRLSPLHFSSPPPPFLRHRHHILSSGSSQHLNLTTINGDEQDPYDVACLPNPHYDFSPLLNFLSTNYSPSHLSQPDPPTRLEPAELRLAESYRAVPAPLWHSLIKNLSSSPSSFSTAYSLVTWLQRHNLCFSYELLYSILIHALGRNEKLYEAFLLSQRQSLTPLTYNALIGACARNDDLEKALNLMERMRRDGYQSDFVNYSLIIQSLMRNNSVDVAILEKLYGEMEADNIELDGQLLNDIIAGFAKAGDIDRAMYFLGVMQGNGLSPKTSTVVAVVNELGNLGRVEEAEAVFEELKEGGLRPRTRAYNALLKGYVKVGALKDAEYVVSEMERSGVLPDEHTYSLLIDAYGNAGRWESARIVLKEMEANDVKPNSXXXXXXXASYRDRGEWQRSFQVLKEMKNCGVNPDRQFYNVMIDTFGKYNCLEHMMAAFERMKVEGIEPDTVTWNTLIDCHCKQGHHNEAEELFKEMQESGCLPCTTTYNIMINSLGGQERWDDVKELLGKMQSQGLLPNVVTYTTLVDIYGQSGRFNDAIDCLEVMKSAGLKPSSTMYNALINAYAQRGLSEQAVNAFRVMRSDGLKPSLLALNSLINAFGEDRRDAEAFAVLQYMKDNDLKPDVVTYTTLMKALIRVEKYEKVPAVFEEMLLSGCAPDRKARAMLRSALRYMKSTLKL
- the LOC105155423 gene encoding vinorine synthase-like, which encodes MEMEMEMISRENIKPSTPTPDHLRVYKISLLDQIIPPAFAPAVLYFAPDSTSVSQRIQLLKDSLALTLTHFYPLAGVVRDAFSIDCNDEGLPFFVANVKGLLRDFLDRPDVLFISRLIPSEFSWDEGAGPGANVGTVQLNYFDCGGMAICLMLSHHIADATTACTFFKSWAAAANDSAQNLSPDYIAQSAFPQQPSMPKESYLFYPLQKFMKIGKFVTTRYVFDASAISTLKAKSTSSNDNHSTRVEVVSAFIWKCFMAAVEEESSNDHKPFLLTHPLNLRRRAEPQFPENSFGNFLWMAAAQCGNPTDKDLKELVKEVKRAMGRVDKQFMKRMQSEDGYYENVEELRQGIPEEANWLAFSSWCKIGFYEVDFGWGRPVWLSGFVSGDSDTVLPNSATLVETRSGDGIEAWVILDERYAAAFQKNEELLLCACFNPTVL